The segment TTGCAAATTCATctgctttttaaaaaatatttgcattCGTCTAGGGAGAATATTTTGACAGTTTAACATGACATCTTTCCTTTGATTACCGGTTTCAAATCTATTAATATTGTGGTTTTATTGGATATCTATGTCTTCTATTTTACTCTAATCATGTGTCATTCATCCAATAATTATTTCAGTTTATACCGTATTCCTTCATTGAGAAAGAAGCTAGTCATGTTGAGGGTTTCAGTCCAGAATTAGCTCTTGTTACTGTTGGAGGAGGAAAAGAACTTGAAGAAAAGCTTGTGGTAAGTGTCACCACCCTCTATCATGTTTATTTACTTTTCTGCTCCTTTTTGACATTTCTAGTATAGTGTGCCAATAAAATGGTGTCTGCACTATTAGGGATTATTTTATCCATGTTGTACCATGATAAAAGGGATTTGAGGGGAGtggagaaggaaaaaaaacttGTGCTGGTAAGTAGCAAATATGACCCTTACCTAGTCAAGGAAAAATTGGAAATGCCTCCACCTCTTGGAAGTGTAGCTGATTTGGTCCATCCGCTCTTGAACATAGGCAAGCAGCCTTCACATTTCTAATATCTTTAAAGGCCAGAATGGCATAACAGTCAATGTTTGAAATATTCAGttaaaattttagttatttaagaTTTGTAGGATGCGTTTGGACTTTGgactaaaaaaatatgatatttgaaaaaaagtagTAATAGAAGAAAGTTGAAAGGGTATTTGGACGTTAAGTTGTGTTTGGACATGCATTAACTTGAAAATAAGTTGAGAACTTTGTGAGATTCCACTTGAAAAACAGGTAAAACCACTTTTAAACTTGAAactcttcaattttatttttcttcaaaaaatcacTCCAATATATGGCTAAATGTTGTTTtgataaaaagtgaaaaagtagTATAGGCAAATGGGAGCGTCatctttttgtgatttttttttttgagaaataaagaaaacgTAATTTGAGATACCTCATCTTCAATGCCGGTTGTATTTCAACATTATGATCTGAGTATGGGTTTGATGTTTTACCTTCTTGAGGTTCTGGCAGGTCAGACCTACAAGTGAAACAATCGTGAATCATATGTTTACTCAGTGGATTCATAGTTACCGTGACCTTCCTCtcatgatcaatcaggttctttcAATCACATCCATCATTTTTATTGTGTTACCTCTGGGAAGTGAAACTATtctaattatcatattatctcATTCTATGTATTTTCAGTGGGCAAATGTCACAAGATGGGAGATGCGAACTAAACCATTTATTAGGACACTTGAATTTCTTTGGCAGGAGGGCCATACTGCCCATGCTACTGCCGAAGAAGCAGAAGAAGaggtttttatcttttttatttacagAGTATTCTCCAGTTAGTGTTTTTATATAACACGTCGCTACTTGATGTACTTCAGGCAATGCAGATGATCGATGTATATACAAAATTTGCTTATGAGCAAGCTGCAATACCTGTTATTGCAGGTAGAAAATCGAGGGTGGAGACGTTTGCCGGTGCTTCAACAACCTATACAATTGAAGCAATGATGGGAGACAGGAAGGCTTTACAGGCAGGCACAAGCCACAACCTTGGTCAGAACTTCTCCCGTGCATTTGGAACACAGGTAAATTTGAAATGTAACAATATGAATATGTTGATTATTGCCTTCACTCAAAGTATTTATGACACTTTGTAGTGAATTCTCATATGCTTTAAGTATCATTTCAGTTTCTATGTGGTATGAAATGTATCATGTTGCTGTTGAACACGCTTCAATATCAGCAGTCAAACATGGTTGGGTTGGCCAAGGGTTGTTGTCTCTTAACTGTTAGGATGAGTCAGTAGTCAACTTCTGGCATAGTTTTAAACGATTGAGCCAGGAGATCTAATATTCATTAAagtcgatttttttttttaaaaaaatagaacaatcAGATTTCAGACAGTACGTATGTCCCTTGTCTTTTCCTTTCACTTATGATTTACATATTACAACTTCTCATTCCTCCAATTCATGGCTTGTCTCCTCCAAGATTACTGATATTTTCTGATCACAAATGATACAAATGTCAAAATTATCCCTGTCAAAAAATCATACAAGTGTCAAAATTACCAACTCTTATGCTCAAGTCTCCAGTTTGCACTTATAAGAATTAATGTCAACATGGCAATACTGATTGCTGCAAACTGAAGAGACAAGTAAACGATAAAAGTTGGAGATGTTTATTCGTCCAGTTCCTTATTGATGACTACCAAAACCCTGGCCAGCTCTTTTTCTCTTGGTGGCAGTCTGCAAGATTTGTGTTTTGGATTCCTTTGTGTGATTTCCTGTGATTCCTTTTCATAGTCCAATATGTATTTCCTCTGTGGCCAACCCATGACATGATTCTTACCATGCAACAACTCATGTATAGTATGCAAACGTTGTGAATTATTGAAATTTCTGTTTTGGTTCTATAATTATATTGCTTGAAGCTCTAGCACCCTCTTTGTTAACCAGTTTATTTTAGTATAACGGTTTTAATGTTTTAACAGTTCACAGATGAAAATGGGCAACGGCAACATGTCTGGCAGACATCATGGGCAATAAGCACTCGTTTTGTGGGAGGTATCATCATGACACATGGGGATGATGCTGGCTTACTGCTACCCCCAAGGCTGGCACCTGTGCAGGTTCCTAAAATCTCCTTTTAACTGGTTAATTTTTGTATCTAGCAAGCTTTGAGTACTTGTCTCAAGTTTCGTGACTTCTTAGTCTATTTGTTCAGTGATGGCATTAAAGGTTTTGATTGTGAATCACCATGCTCAAGTAGTATGACAGTAATAGGAAATTCTAGTAAATGGGTGGACAAAAATTGAGTTGGTCTGGTTTATTCTCTGCTTTGTGTTCTATTTTAGGTTTCTAGCTGcatttcttcttttatcttGTGTACTATTGCATATAAAGGCATTCTGTAGATAGCAAGTTCGACTAGTGGGTCATGGTGATTGAATATTTTCTTGTTGAATGCTCCCAGGTCATTATTGTCCCAATATGGAAGAAGGACAATGAGAAGGCAGGAGTTCTGACTGCTTCATCCTCTGTGAAAGAATCTTTACAAGCTGCAGGGATAAAAGTGAAGATTGATGACTCTGATCAGAGAACACCTGGCTGGAAATTCAACTACTATGAAATGAAGGTATGTATTGACCTCTGTAGAAACTCAGAAGTTACAAGATAATAACCTGTAGTTCAGAGGAAATTTATTACCAAAATATAATTTGAGAAAACATGCATTTTAGTGTTTCATCAAGTAAATATTTAGGTGCGTTAGTCACCGACAGGTCTAAAATGTTTGTGAGGTTGTAGGCCTTAGTTTCTGATGCAATTTCTCTTCCTTGGATCAAGTTCTTTGTCTAGACAGTTTTCTTGGAATAAGATTATGTAATCTGTGCTGAAAGTTGGTGTACATGGTTTTAGGCTTTATCAGCCATCATCACTAGGGACAAGCATGAAGTTATTTGTTTGATAGTACTCTGTAATGCACCCTGCTCCTATGTAGGGAGTCCCTTTGAGGATTGAAATTGGCCCGCGAGATGTTTCAAGTGGAACCCTGGTCATTTCTAGAAGAGATGTTCCTGGAAAGCAAGGGAAAGTTTTTGGAATATCCATGGAGCCGTCCGCCCTGGTGGCTTACGTCAAAGACAAGTTGAATGAGGTTCAATCATCCCTTTTGGAAAGGGCAACAACTTTTCGTGATAGGTAAGTTCTAACTATTGTGTTATTTTGCTGTCAATACAATGAACTGCATTTTCTGCCGTACACTCTTTCCCCGTTCGTCTTTGATGATAACTTGTAGTGGACACATTTCATTCAGAATTTGTACCATTAGTTGGATAACCTTTTACAGGAAGGAAAATGTTTCCCTAGAAAATGTTTTGTAGGGTTGCTTGCTATTTTCTAGTGATTTCGAAGTAAGCAAAAAGATTTTCGCATTGTCATTTGCTCTAGACTTCAGTGTCTGCGTTTCATGCATCTCCCTTTGTTGGATATTGAGTTTCTTTCTGATTTTCTGTTGCACAATCATACTATTCCAGTAACATTATGGATGTGTCTTCATATGATGAGCTTAAGGACGCAATAGCTCAAGGAAAATGGGCAAGGGGGCCTTGGTCAGCTGGGTAAGCCTCGTCTTATACTTCCCTTTCTTGTTGTGTCTGGTCTCTAATTGCTTATATATTGTCGGTTATCTGGGACTCATGTGTTGATGCCATACTTAAAAACAGTGACGAGGAAGAATCAAAGGTGAAAGAAGAGACAGGTGCAACCATTAGATGTTTCCCATTTGAGCAGCCTGAGGGACCAAAGAAGTGCCTGATGACAGGCAATTCAGCAGATGAAGTTGCAATATTTGCCAAATCTTATTAGCAGCTTCTTGATTTCTTCTACTGTGCACGATGATGCTGAAGTGCATCCATagaaattttgttgttgtttattgtCGGCGTTTTAGTTGGAGATCTAGTTACACTTATAGTGATAGTTTATAGTTTTCTTGTTATATTTAAGATCAGCAAGAACGCAGAAGTGAGAATGTCGCCTGAAGCTACGAGATCATGTATGTAaactcattatgctacaaaAAAGCACACACCACATAAAGTTGTAACTGCCATCAAGCAGCAAAGTTATGTCTATTCATTTTTCCTTGGTGTTTAAGACCTTTTTTGTTTCTGGTGCAAACAGGATACTGAGTCAATTATAGACATCCTAAGTTCTTGTTAGGATTTTGATTCAGTTTATCTCTTTGTGTACTATTTCAATCAAATATGCACAAACGTTACCTTCTTGCAAAAAGTTGGAAGAGAAGTAAAATGAAAGAGCATTCACTAGATATGGtaaaatttaacttaatttatCGGTCAGGGTTGTGGTGGAGTGGTAAGTACTCCTTCAATTTAAACCAAGAGGTTTCGGGTTTGAGTCTCCTTTGATATACACTTGCCTTTGTTATGGAGAGCGTTTAACCCCTCAATATGGACTTTCCGGCGCGTATTCAGATTTAGTCGGGTTTCAATATGggtaatcaaattaaaaaaaaattaacttaattttagCGCCATTCTACTATAACTGTGTAGGTGGTAGGAGGAAACGACGTAGTACGCGTGGATGGTTTGAATCCTATTAGATCTCTGCATTTATCTTTCTATTAGAAGGATGacatattaaaaattgaaagatatCGATGAATATCAGTCTCCTTGTATGGTTTTCTGGTTATTCGTTGAATTAGTACGTAGAAGGATGacatattaaatactaaaatgtGTATCACGAGCGTAAATGTTCTTAAACGGTTTTCTTGTTCAACTATTAGGTGGAAGGATGACGTATTAAAAATGAAACAGTGTATAAATGAATATTGGTGATCTTATAGCGTATTCTCATTGTCGTTACTTGTTAGGCTAGAACATAAAAGGATAACGTGTTAAAAATTGAAAGGTGTATCAATGAATATCAGTGTTCATTGGATCAGTACGTAAAAGGATGacgtattaaaaaataaaaaaagcatATCAACAAATGGAAGTGTTCTTATGATTAATTGACATACAGTACGTAAAAGAATGACGtattaaatgtcaaaaaaacatataaacaaaTAGAAGTGTTCTTATAATTGGCGTACTGTACGTAGAAAGATGACGTATTAAAAGTAGAAAAGTATATTAGTAAATAAGTTATGTTCGTTGTTTCTATCATGTTCTCTAACTAGTCGTACGCCTAGTCTTTTGTTGAGAATGTAGTGACAAATTCGGAATGGggaattttttatatatcttgaTTGATCATTCTACTCATCGATAATAAGAGATAAGTGTcgaataaaatatagaaaagagAAAAGTGCTTTAATTAATGATTAGGTACTTTGCACACCCAAAATTGACAACAAGAAATTGATTGGAAGGGATAGAAATAGAATGTCTATTGTTATTTACCTAATTGTCAAACCTAGTACTATACTTTAAATAGTTTGCCATAATTTGTGGTgttctttttatcttatttgaGATGATAAAGTTGAAAGCTCACCACATTTTTTCAAGTATATCTTGCTCTTGATTTATCTTTTTGATACACTAAATCCCACTAGATATTTTGGAGAATTTTACCATTtcgattttaaataaaaacttcatatcaaataaattataattaaaaaaattaattaaatagattgaACGACTTTGTAGGTAAAATATTCATAATCGAGtaactttataaaatgaagAAGTATTGGTTGAGTGACATTTTTGAGTTAAAGAGCGACCATCTAAGATATTATTTTCGCGTTCAAAGTATTACAAAGACAGTGTGACACGAAATAGACATTATTATCAAAAGTAAAAAGTCACATACCAAAGGAAAGTGAAATGATACAATCAACACCAAAGGCAATAAATTGAGACCATTTATAAACTAAACCCTAGCACTTGTCCTCAACAACATTTCCATTGTTGATAGTCTCCATGTATTTATCTTTCCTTGGCTTAAACCATGTAGCACAAATTATGTACAACACAAAGTTTATAACTCCCAATATAGCTAGAAGTCCATAAAAACAATCAAGCCTTCCATAATTTATGTTATCAGCAAGCCAATCATGACCCCCATTGCTTCCAGTAACCTTCTTGATAATAGAAACTAAAAAACTACTAACAAAGAAACCAAGAGCAAGTGTTGTTAAGAAAAGACCAGTGCTCATAGTTTTCATCCCTTTTGGTGATTGTGTTATGAAGAAATCGAGTTGCCCCGTGTATATGAATCCCTCCCCTGCTCCAACTAGAAAGAATTGAGGGATCAAGTAGAACACACTAATAGGTAATGTTGATAGGTTACGCCCCGTAGACTTTGCTACTGATAGCCTTTTCATCTCAACTAATGCAGCTATTCCCATTCCCATTGTAGATAACACAAGTCCTATAGCTATTTTTTGAAGGCTAGTAAAACCTGCATTTCCAAATACCAAAACAAGTATTAGTCCTTAATTAACTCGTACGTTGTGTTTGAATATGCGTGTATAGATATATACCTGGTTTTCCTTTCAATTTCTGCCATAGTGGCATGATGAATCTGTCATAAATAATCAAAGTGATTAAAATTGCAGAGACAAAAAAGACGGTAAGAGAGCCTGCTGGGATTTTGAATTTGCCAACGTTACGTTCCATAGTAGCAGCTTGTTCCACTGAAAATGTGATCATTTGTGCATAAGTTGTCCAGAAAAGTATAGTTGTAGCCCAAATTGGGATCAACCTAGCCATCATTTTAACTTCCTCTACGCGAGTAACCGTGCACAGCTTCCATGGATTTGGATTCAAATCGTGATCGTCAAAATCGCCTTGTGCTACAATAGCAGCCTTGTCCAAACACCGAAATTGATCCGTGTGTTGAATCCTTGATGAGCCCTCTGGATTCGTCTCGTATAACATACCAACATCATACGGAACATCCATCTTCCTTTTCCTTGTAGCAGCCAAAATCActtgaaatatttgaactatAGGACTTCCTGAACTTCTCTTGTACCGATACCTTTTAGTACCGGAGAAGAAGATAATAATCGCAATCACCATAGATATACAACAAATACCATAAGCCCAGCTTCTTCCAACTTCATCCTGAACATAAACAAGCACAGTAACTGCTGCCAACGTTCCAATACTTATAAATATGAAGAACCTATTGAAAAAATACGCCATTTGTGATTTTTCCTTTTCGTCTTTCTCATCAAATTGATCTGTGCCAAATCCAGACACGCTAGATTTCAATCCACCAGTGCCTAATGCTATTAGATACAAAGCCAAGTACAGTATTCCCATCTGAAATCCATTTGCCGGTTCGCAGTACTTGTCATGAGGATGACAAGTAGGTGGCCTTAACTGTGGCAACCCTGTTGTCACAGTTAACATGCCAGTTCCCtgaattcaaatttgaaaaaaaaaaaaattaacacaaaaaataaaaggtaGACGATTGATCAAATATTTGCTTAGAGTTAATTTTTTACCAGTGCTTGTATAAGAGCGAAGATCGCGATGGTTTTGTATCTTCCAAGGAATGAATCAGCTAGAAAACCTCCAAGTAATGAGAGGAGAAAAGCTGTGCCCATAAAATCTGTGACTATATTGGCTGATGCTGCACTTGGTAAATGCATTGTACCACCCAAGTAGGTAACAAGATTTACTGCTATTCCCATTGTTGAAAGCCTTTCATTTATTTCAATTCCTGTCAAATTCAGTTATTAACAATATGTTTTGatcattgtttcataatgtatggggtattgtattgtactgtagatacaatgtttgtattatttgttgttgtttagtgacattttaattgtttagtttgatattataatttataaatttactaaaatatcggaggtttgactagatttaaataattaaggtaaagagtaaaatggtattttaaaatgttgtgtaaagatataattaaaaaaagaaattaagtaacaatgggaacacaccaaattagttgttccataaaataggggtttccattgttacgtaacaacgaaatttaacaatacagtaaaatacattttaagtaacaatcagaATAAACATTGTAGATATAGtaatatacaatacaatacaatggataacaatgatccaaacatagagTAAGTATCTCGATTATGCATCGCGATTTGcaaattaaactaaataaaagtTCCCGTCCTCTTTTCTTGTTTAAGtttgacttttcatttttcggGTTCTAAAAAACACCAAGgaatttgaaggaaaaaaaagcgTGTATCTCCCTGCTTAAGATGATATGTCAAGTAGAAAATGACATGACAAAAAGCTATTTCAAAAGGTGGTCCCACAAAATATTGATGTTTTAGAATTATACTCCTTTCGTCTCAAAATAAATGTCATTTTAACAAGAAGTAATAGTCATAAAGAAATTAGTGAATATAATGTGTAGTTTAAGAAATTATCCTTGTTCAATAAatgtttcttgaaaattttgagtAGCTATTAGGCTGTAATTAAATAACCATGAGACACTTGTTAATTTTGAGTAGCTATTAGGCTGTAATTAAATAACCATGAGATTGAAAAATCTTAATACTATATTTGAGtatataacataatttaaaacacataaaatattggAATATGATAGTACTTTAATATATGATTGTATTCCCATTCCTAAGTGAAGGGAAAAGTTGATATACTGATTCTGGTGGAACTTCATCTCATGGCATTTGTATGAACGAACCAAGCTTGTTTTTCATCCTCCTCATGACTAacctaatttttcattttatttttgtgcaTGACGAATGTAACGGCGCAACTTCAGATTACTGAGGACACGTGGAGGTCGCGTACTTTTCTTATTAGTTTTTATGTTATACCTAGAATTGCTCCACTTGGGTCGAGGGGTCTTTCAGAAACATCTTCTCTACCTCCACGAGGTAGTGGTAAAGACTacatacactctaccctcctcAGACTTCACTTGGTACGTTTAAATTCAAAGAGTACAACTACTAGAGTTGAAAGTATGGAAGAAGGAATAATT is part of the Solanum lycopersicum chromosome 1, SLM_r2.1 genome and harbors:
- the LOC101250341 gene encoding proline--tRNA ligase, chloroplastic/mitochondrial yields the protein MGALRLPALTSIFTSSSSVRSSPAILPLKHRLRLPLRRPFSAQSTTEKVVAPELGDGKGKVVDKEKDRVITPRSQDFNAWYLDVIANAELADYGPVRGTMVIRPYGYAIWEAIQEYMNVKFKETGHSNMYFPQFIPYSFIEKEASHVEGFSPELALVTVGGGKELEEKLVVRPTSETIVNHMFTQWIHSYRDLPLMINQWANVTRWEMRTKPFIRTLEFLWQEGHTAHATAEEAEEEAMQMIDVYTKFAYEQAAIPVIAGRKSRVETFAGASTTYTIEAMMGDRKALQAGTSHNLGQNFSRAFGTQFTDENGQRQHVWQTSWAISTRFVGGIIMTHGDDAGLLLPPRLAPVQVIIVPIWKKDNEKAGVLTASSSVKESLQAAGIKVKIDDSDQRTPGWKFNYYEMKGVPLRIEIGPRDVSSGTLVISRRDVPGKQGKVFGISMEPSALVAYVKDKLNEVQSSLLERATTFRDSNIMDVSSYDELKDAIAQGKWARGPWSAGDEEESKVKEETGATIRCFPFEQPEGPKKCLMTGNSADEVAIFAKSY
- the LOC101250632 gene encoding protein NRT1/ PTR FAMILY 6.2; translation: MMSWTVADAVNYKGLPADRTKTGGWVPAALVLGIEINERLSTMGIAVNLVTYLGGTMHLPSAASANIVTDFMGTAFLLSLLGGFLADSFLGRYKTIAIFALIQALGTGMLTVTTGLPQLRPPTCHPHDKYCEPANGFQMGILYLALYLIALGTGGLKSSVSGFGTDQFDEKDEKEKSQMAYFFNRFFIFISIGTLAAVTVLVYVQDEVGRSWAYGICCISMVIAIIIFFSGTKRYRYKRSSGSPIVQIFQVILAATRKRKMDVPYDVGMLYETNPEGSSRIQHTDQFRCLDKAAIVAQGDFDDHDLNPNPWKLCTVTRVEEVKMMARLIPIWATTILFWTTYAQMITFSVEQAATMERNVGKFKIPAGSLTVFFVSAILITLIIYDRFIMPLWQKLKGKPGFTSLQKIAIGLVLSTMGMGIAALVEMKRLSVAKSTGRNLSTLPISVFYLIPQFFLVGAGEGFIYTGQLDFFITQSPKGMKTMSTGLFLTTLALGFFVSSFLVSIIKKVTGSNGGHDWLADNINYGRLDCFYGLLAILGVINFVLYIICATWFKPRKDKYMETINNGNVVEDKC